From the genome of Streptomyces sp. NBC_01341, one region includes:
- a CDS encoding NAD(P)H-dependent glycerol-3-phosphate dehydrogenase, translating into MTHPAKAAVFGTGSWGTAFAMILADAGCEVTLWGRRAEVAEAVNTTRTNPGYLPGIELPASIRATTDAAEALRGADFAVLVVPSQTLRANLADWAPHLEPDTVLVSLMKGVELGTAKRMSEVIEDVTKVTADRIAVVTGPNLAKEIAERRPAAAVVACADESVAQRLQTACHTPYFRPYTNTDVVGCELGGAVKNVIGLAVGIADGMGLGDNTKGSLITRGLAETTRLGIAMGADPLTFSGLAGLGDLVATCSSPLSRNHTFGTNLGRGMTLQETVAVTKQTAEGVKSCESVLDLARRHGVDMPITETVVGIVHEGKPPVVALKELMSRSAKPERR; encoded by the coding sequence GTGACGCACCCCGCCAAGGCGGCCGTCTTCGGAACCGGCTCATGGGGTACGGCCTTCGCCATGATCCTCGCCGACGCGGGCTGCGAGGTCACCCTCTGGGGGCGCCGGGCAGAGGTCGCCGAAGCGGTCAACACCACCCGCACCAACCCCGGGTACCTGCCGGGAATCGAGCTCCCCGCCTCGATCCGGGCCACCACGGACGCGGCGGAGGCGCTGCGCGGCGCCGACTTCGCCGTCCTGGTGGTGCCCTCCCAGACGCTGCGCGCCAACCTCGCGGACTGGGCCCCGCACCTGGAGCCGGACACGGTCCTCGTCTCCCTCATGAAGGGCGTCGAACTCGGCACCGCCAAGCGGATGAGCGAGGTCATCGAGGACGTCACGAAGGTGACCGCCGACCGCATCGCCGTCGTCACCGGCCCCAACCTCGCCAAGGAGATCGCCGAGCGCCGCCCCGCGGCGGCCGTCGTCGCCTGCGCGGACGAGAGCGTGGCCCAGCGCCTCCAGACCGCCTGCCACACCCCGTACTTCCGGCCGTACACCAACACCGACGTGGTGGGCTGCGAACTCGGCGGCGCCGTGAAGAACGTCATCGGCCTCGCCGTGGGCATCGCCGACGGCATGGGCCTGGGCGACAACACCAAGGGCTCGCTCATCACCAGGGGCCTCGCGGAGACCACCCGCCTGGGCATCGCCATGGGCGCCGACCCGCTGACCTTCTCCGGACTCGCCGGACTCGGTGACCTCGTGGCGACCTGCTCGTCCCCGCTGTCGCGCAACCACACCTTCGGAACCAACCTCGGCCGCGGGATGACGCTCCAGGAGACCGTGGCCGTCACCAAGCAGACCGCCGAGGGCGTCAAGTCCTGCGAATCGGTGCTCGATCTGGCGCGCAGGCACGGTGTCGACATGCCGATCACCGAGACGGTCGTCGGCATCGTCCACGAGGGCAAGCCCCCGGTGGTCGCGCTGAAGGAGCTGATGTCGCGCAGCGCCAAGCCCGAGCGGCGCTGA
- a CDS encoding lysophospholipid acyltransferase family protein: MSRRRIGFWYRLAAVIAKPPLVVLFKRDWRGMEHIPAEGGFLTAVNHNSYLDPLSYAHYQYNTGRVPRLLAKAGLFRTPFVGMMLRGTGQIPVYRETTNALDAFRAAVEAVERGECVAFYPEGTLTRDPDMWPMVGKTGAARVALMTKAPVIPVAQWGANLAMPPYAKENKLRLFPRKTLRVQAGPPVDLSSYYGLDPTPEVLRRATETIMAAITAQLEDLRGEKAPTELYDHRKARAEQRRKAEGKGST; encoded by the coding sequence GTGTCCCGCCGCAGAATCGGCTTCTGGTACCGCCTGGCTGCGGTGATCGCGAAACCGCCCCTGGTGGTTCTGTTCAAGCGGGACTGGCGGGGGATGGAACACATTCCGGCCGAGGGCGGATTCCTCACCGCGGTCAACCACAACTCGTATCTGGACCCGCTGTCCTACGCGCACTACCAGTACAACACCGGACGCGTGCCGCGGCTGCTCGCCAAGGCCGGACTGTTCAGGACCCCGTTCGTCGGCATGATGCTGCGCGGCACAGGACAGATCCCCGTCTACCGCGAGACGACCAACGCGCTCGACGCCTTCCGGGCCGCCGTCGAGGCCGTCGAGCGCGGTGAATGCGTCGCCTTCTACCCGGAGGGCACGCTTACCCGCGACCCCGACATGTGGCCGATGGTCGGCAAGACCGGCGCCGCCCGCGTCGCGCTGATGACCAAGGCCCCCGTCATCCCCGTCGCCCAGTGGGGCGCCAACCTCGCGATGCCGCCGTACGCCAAGGAGAACAAGCTCCGGCTGTTCCCGCGCAAGACCCTCCGGGTACAGGCGGGACCGCCCGTCGACCTGTCGAGCTACTACGGCCTCGACCCGACGCCCGAGGTGCTGCGCCGGGCGACCGAGACCATCATGGCCGCGATCACCGCCCAGCTCGAGGACCTGCGCGGCGAGAAGGCGCCCACCGAGCTCTACGATCACCGCAAGGCCCGTGCTGAACAGCGGCGCAAGGCAGAGGGAAAGGGATCCACGTGA
- the cofC gene encoding 2-phospho-L-lactate guanylyltransferase yields the protein MPHEGEIATNTDPTGPWSLVVPLKPLARAKSRLGRAVGGELRPRLALAFAQDTVAAALACPAVRDVVVVTDDPVAGAALSALGARTVADTPAAGLNAALEHGARSVRRCGRGAAVAALNADLPALRPHELARVLDFATAFPRAFVADAQGIGTTFLSAAPGVELRPAFGGSSRARHLASGAVEITPSGLHSVRRDVDTGEDLRAALALGVGRFTAVLTAPVAPAADR from the coding sequence ATGCCTCACGAGGGGGAGATCGCCACGAACACCGACCCGACCGGCCCCTGGTCCCTGGTCGTCCCGTTGAAGCCGCTGGCCAGGGCCAAGAGCAGGCTGGGGCGCGCGGTGGGCGGGGAGCTGCGGCCCCGCCTGGCCCTGGCGTTCGCGCAGGACACCGTCGCGGCGGCGCTGGCCTGCCCCGCGGTGCGTGATGTGGTGGTCGTCACGGACGATCCGGTGGCCGGTGCGGCGCTGTCGGCCCTCGGTGCCCGCACGGTGGCCGACACCCCTGCCGCGGGGCTCAACGCGGCGCTGGAACACGGTGCCCGGTCGGTGCGCAGGTGTGGACGCGGCGCGGCGGTGGCGGCGCTCAATGCGGATCTCCCCGCACTCCGTCCGCACGAATTGGCTCGCGTGCTCGATTTCGCGACGGCATTTCCCCGCGCATTTGTCGCCGATGCCCAGGGAATCGGAACGACATTTCTTTCCGCCGCACCCGGAGTGGAATTGCGCCCGGCCTTCGGCGGTTCGTCGAGGGCGCGGCATCTCGCTTCCGGCGCGGTGGAGATCACACCGTCCGGCCTCCATTCGGTCCGCCGGGACGTGGACACGGGCGAAGACCTGCGGGCGGCGCTCGCGCTGGGCGTCGGGCGGTTCACCGCGGTTCTGACGGCCCCTGTGGCGCCTGCCGCGGACCGATAG
- a CDS encoding HU family DNA-binding protein, with amino-acid sequence MNKAQLVEAIADKVGGRQQAADAVDVVLDAIVRAVVGGDRVSVTGFGSFEKVDRPARYARNPQTGERVRVKKTSVPRFRAGQGFKDLVSGSKKLPKGGEVSVKKAPKGSLSGGSSTRTTAKAAAKKATAKKATARKTTAAAKKTTAAAKTATPAKKTTTAAAKKTTAAAKKATPAKKATATKKAVAAKTAPAKKTTAKKAPAKKTTARKTTAKKVTARKK; translated from the coding sequence GTGAACAAGGCGCAGCTCGTAGAAGCGATTGCCGACAAGGTCGGCGGCCGCCAGCAGGCCGCTGACGCGGTCGACGTGGTACTCGATGCGATCGTCCGTGCGGTCGTCGGCGGCGACCGTGTCTCGGTCACCGGTTTCGGTTCGTTCGAGAAGGTCGACCGCCCCGCCCGCTACGCCCGCAACCCGCAGACGGGTGAGCGCGTCCGGGTCAAGAAGACCTCGGTGCCCCGCTTCCGTGCGGGACAGGGCTTCAAGGACCTGGTGAGCGGCTCCAAGAAGCTCCCCAAGGGTGGCGAGGTCTCCGTCAAGAAGGCCCCCAAGGGCAGCCTCTCGGGCGGTTCTTCCACCCGCACGACGGCGAAGGCCGCTGCGAAGAAGGCCACCGCCAAGAAGGCCACGGCCCGCAAGACCACGGCGGCCGCGAAGAAGACCACGGCAGCCGCGAAGACGGCGACGCCGGCGAAGAAGACCACCACGGCGGCCGCGAAGAAGACCACGGCGGCGGCGAAGAAGGCGACGCCGGCGAAGAAGGCCACCGCCACGAAGAAGGCCGTAGCGGCCAAGACAGCGCCCGCCAAGAAGACCACGGCGAAGAAGGCGCCCGCGAAGAAGACCACGGCACGCAAGACCACAGCCAAGAAGGTCACCGCACGCAAGAAGTGA
- the leuD gene encoding 3-isopropylmalate dehydratase small subunit — protein sequence MEAFTAHTGRVVPLRRSNVDTDQIIPAHWLKKVTRDGFEDGLFEAWRKDGDFVLNRPERKGASVLVAGPDFGTGSSREHAVWALQNYGFKAVISSRFADIFRGNSLKNGLLTVVLDQAVVDSIWELAEADPTAEVTVDLEKRQVLAEGITADFELDENARWRLLNGLDDISLTLQNEADIATYEAARPSHKPRTIDV from the coding sequence ATGGAAGCATTCACCGCACACACCGGCCGGGTCGTCCCGCTGCGGCGCAGCAACGTCGACACCGACCAGATCATCCCGGCCCACTGGCTGAAGAAGGTCACCCGCGACGGCTTCGAGGACGGACTCTTCGAGGCCTGGCGCAAGGACGGGGACTTCGTCCTCAACCGCCCCGAGCGCAAGGGTGCCTCGGTCCTGGTCGCGGGTCCCGACTTCGGCACGGGCTCGTCCCGTGAGCACGCGGTCTGGGCCCTGCAGAACTACGGTTTCAAGGCCGTCATCTCCTCCCGGTTCGCCGATATCTTCCGCGGCAACTCCCTGAAGAACGGTCTCCTGACCGTCGTCCTCGACCAGGCGGTCGTGGACAGCATCTGGGAGCTGGCCGAGGCCGATCCGACGGCCGAGGTGACCGTCGACCTGGAGAAGCGCCAGGTGCTCGCCGAGGGCATCACGGCCGACTTCGAGCTCGACGAGAACGCCCGCTGGCGGCTGCTGAACGGGCTGGACGACATCAGCCTCACCCTTCAGAACGAAGCGGACATTGCGACTTACGAGGCGGCCCGTCCGTCCCACAAGCCGCGCACGATTGACGTCTGA
- the leuC gene encoding 3-isopropylmalate dehydratase large subunit has translation MGRTLAEKVWDDHVVRRADGEPDLLFIDLHLLHEVTSPQAFDGLRQAGRPVRRLDLTIATEDHNTPTLDIDKPIADPVSRAQLETLRKNCADFGVRLHPLGDVEQGVVHVVGPQLGLTQPGTTVVCGDSHTSTHGAFGALAFGIGTSQVEHVLATQTLPLARPRTMAITVEGELPDSVTAKDLILAIIARIGTGGGQGYILEYRGSAIEKLSMEARMTICNMSIEAGARAGMIAPDETTFDYLRGRDHAPEGEEWDAAVEYWKTLRTDDDAVFDAEVVIDGPSLAPFVTWGTNPGQGAPLSAAVPDPASYEDASERHAAEKALEYMGLTAGQPLREISVDTVFVGSCTNGRIEDLRNAASIMDGRKVADGVRMLVVPGSVRVALQAVEEGLDKVFTAAGAEWRHAGCSMCLGMNPDQLAPGERSASTSNRNFEGRQGKGGRTHLVSPQVAAATAVLGHLASPADLSDVRTPAGV, from the coding sequence ATGGGTAGGACACTCGCGGAGAAGGTCTGGGACGACCACGTCGTCCGGCGCGCCGATGGCGAGCCCGACCTTCTCTTCATCGATCTGCACCTGCTGCACGAGGTGACCAGCCCGCAGGCGTTCGACGGTCTGCGCCAGGCCGGCCGCCCGGTCCGGCGTCTCGACCTCACCATCGCCACCGAGGACCACAACACCCCGACCCTCGACATCGACAAGCCGATCGCCGACCCCGTCTCGCGTGCCCAGCTGGAGACCCTCCGCAAGAACTGCGCGGACTTCGGAGTCCGGCTGCACCCGCTGGGAGACGTCGAGCAGGGCGTCGTACACGTGGTCGGCCCGCAGCTGGGCCTGACCCAGCCGGGCACCACGGTCGTCTGCGGTGACTCGCACACCTCCACCCACGGCGCGTTCGGCGCGCTGGCCTTCGGTATCGGCACCAGCCAGGTCGAGCACGTCCTGGCCACCCAGACGCTGCCCCTGGCCCGCCCCCGCACGATGGCGATCACCGTGGAGGGCGAACTCCCCGACAGTGTCACCGCCAAGGACCTGATCCTGGCCATCATCGCCCGGATCGGCACCGGCGGCGGCCAGGGCTACATCCTCGAATACCGCGGTTCCGCCATCGAGAAGCTCTCGATGGAGGCCCGGATGACGATCTGCAACATGTCGATCGAGGCCGGTGCCCGCGCCGGGATGATCGCGCCGGACGAGACCACCTTCGACTACCTGCGAGGCCGTGACCACGCGCCCGAGGGCGAGGAGTGGGACGCGGCGGTGGAGTACTGGAAGACGCTGCGCACCGACGACGACGCCGTCTTCGACGCCGAGGTCGTCATCGACGGCCCGTCGCTCGCGCCGTTCGTCACCTGGGGCACCAACCCGGGCCAGGGTGCGCCCCTGTCCGCCGCCGTCCCCGACCCCGCTTCGTACGAGGACGCCTCGGAGCGCCACGCCGCCGAAAAGGCCCTTGAGTACATGGGGTTGACCGCGGGCCAGCCGCTGCGCGAGATCAGCGTGGACACCGTGTTCGTAGGTTCGTGCACCAACGGGCGTATCGAGGACCTGCGCAACGCGGCCTCGATCATGGACGGCCGCAAAGTCGCCGACGGCGTACGGATGCTGGTCGTCCCGGGTTCCGTCCGGGTCGCCCTGCAGGCCGTGGAAGAGGGCCTGGACAAGGTCTTCACCGCCGCCGGCGCCGAATGGCGGCACGCGGGCTGTTCGATGTGCCTCGGCATGAACCCCGACCAGCTGGCCCCCGGCGAGCGCTCCGCCTCCACCTCGAACCGGAACTTCGAGGGCAGGCAGGGCAAGGGCGGCCGCACCCACCTGGTCTCCCCGCAGGTCGCCGCCGCGACCGCGGTGCTGGGCCACCTGGCCTCGCCCGCCGATCTGTCCGACGTCCGTACGCCCGCCGGAGTCTGA
- the ndgR gene encoding IclR family transcriptional regulator NdgR produces the protein MDNSSGVGVLDKAALVLSALESGPATLAGLVAATGLARPTAHRLAVALEHHRMVARDMQGRFILGPRLSELAAAAGEDRLLATAGPVLTHLRDITGESAQLYRRQGDMRICVAAAERLSGLRDTVPVGSTLTMKAGSSAQILMAWEEPERLHRGLQGARFTATALSGVRRRGWAQSIGEREPGVASVSAPVRGPSNRVVAAVSVSGPIERLTRHPGRMHAQAVIDSAARLSEALRRTG, from the coding sequence ATGGACAACTCTAGCGGCGTCGGCGTTCTCGACAAGGCAGCTCTGGTATTGAGCGCCCTGGAGTCCGGTCCGGCCACCCTCGCCGGGCTGGTCGCGGCGACAGGGCTCGCAAGGCCTACGGCACACAGACTTGCCGTGGCACTCGAACACCACCGCATGGTGGCGAGGGACATGCAGGGCCGTTTCATTCTCGGCCCCCGGCTGTCGGAGCTCGCGGCCGCGGCCGGCGAGGACCGCCTCCTGGCGACGGCCGGACCCGTACTCACGCATCTGCGCGACATCACCGGCGAGAGCGCGCAGCTCTACCGCCGACAGGGCGACATGCGGATCTGCGTGGCCGCCGCGGAGCGGTTGTCCGGCCTGCGGGACACGGTGCCGGTCGGCTCCACGCTCACCATGAAGGCGGGCTCGTCCGCGCAGATCCTGATGGCCTGGGAGGAGCCGGAGCGCCTGCACCGGGGCCTGCAGGGCGCCCGCTTCACCGCGACCGCCCTTTCGGGAGTGCGCCGACGCGGCTGGGCCCAGTCCATCGGCGAGCGCGAGCCGGGCGTCGCCTCCGTCTCGGCCCCGGTACGCGGCCCGTCGAACCGGGTGGTCGCCGCGGTGTCCGTCTCCGGGCCGATCGAGCGCCTCACCCGTCATCCGGGGCGGATGCACGCCCAGGCGGTCATCGACTCGGCCGCACGGCTGAGCGAGGCCCTGCGCCGCACGGGCTGA
- a CDS encoding HAD family hydrolase yields the protein MAIRAVLWDVDDTIFDYAGSDRTGLLTHLREEGLPDDGGDHHARWMSIASVHWARVAAGESDWHAHCRDRVRDFLGRELSDREADAWFTRYTGHYERSWVLFPDTLPVLDALADTHRHAVLSNSSVDHQERKLRALGVRDRFEVLLCARELGVYKPDARAFLAACEAMELDPHEVVYVGDEPDIDAAGAVAAGLTGVWLDRRGRGGRPELVRITGLGELPGLLAGNTRFGAPDTFG from the coding sequence ATGGCCATCCGTGCGGTTCTCTGGGACGTCGACGACACGATCTTCGACTACGCGGGATCGGACCGCACCGGTCTCCTCACGCACCTGCGGGAGGAGGGTCTCCCCGATGACGGCGGGGACCACCACGCCCGGTGGATGAGCATCGCCTCGGTGCACTGGGCGCGGGTCGCCGCCGGCGAGTCCGACTGGCACGCGCACTGCCGCGACCGGGTCAGGGACTTCCTCGGCCGGGAGCTGAGCGACCGGGAGGCCGACGCCTGGTTCACGCGGTACACCGGGCACTACGAGCGATCCTGGGTGCTCTTTCCCGACACGCTGCCCGTACTGGACGCCCTGGCGGACACGCACCGGCACGCCGTGCTGTCGAACTCCTCGGTCGACCACCAGGAGCGCAAGCTGCGGGCGCTCGGCGTGCGCGACCGCTTCGAGGTCCTCCTGTGCGCGCGGGAACTGGGCGTCTACAAGCCGGACGCCAGGGCCTTCCTCGCGGCGTGCGAGGCGATGGAACTCGATCCGCACGAGGTGGTCTACGTGGGGGACGAGCCCGACATCGACGCCGCGGGAGCCGTGGCCGCCGGACTGACCGGCGTCTGGCTGGACCGCAGGGGCAGAGGCGGGCGGCCCGAACTCGTCCGGATCACGGGCCTCGGTGAACTCCCCGGGCTGCTGGCAGGCAATACCCGTTTTGGAGCGCCGGACACCTTCGGGTAA
- the gltX gene encoding glutamate--tRNA ligase — protein MANPPVRVRFCPSPTGNPHVGLVRTALFNWAFARHHQGTLVFRIEDTDAARDSEESYTQLLDSMRWLGLDWDEGPETGGPHEPYRQSQRMDLYKDVAEKLLAAGYAYPCYCTTEELDTRRDAARAAGRPSGYDGHCRDLSDAQKAAYEAEGRTSIIRFRMPDEAITFTDLVRGDITVQPENVPDYGIVRANGAPLYTLVNPVDDALMEITHVLRGEDLLSSTPRQIALYRALIELGIAKYTPAFGHLPYVMGEGNKKLSKRDPQASLNLYRERGFLPEGLINYLSLLGWSIAEDRDIFGRDELVAAFDIADVNANPARFDLKKAEHINAEHLRMLDVKTFTEACGPWLKAPFAPWAPEAFDAEQFAEIAPHAQTRVTVLSDITANVDFLFLDEPVHDEASWAKAMKEGSDALLVTARAELAAAEWNAEALKTAVLTAGEKHGLKLGKAQAPVRVAVTGRTVGLPLFESLEILGREKTIARIDAALAKLAA, from the coding sequence GTGGCTAACCCCCCTGTCCGTGTACGTTTCTGTCCCTCCCCGACCGGCAACCCCCACGTGGGCCTGGTCCGGACAGCTCTCTTCAACTGGGCCTTCGCCCGGCACCACCAGGGCACCCTGGTCTTCCGCATCGAGGACACCGACGCGGCGCGCGACTCCGAGGAGTCGTACACGCAGCTGCTCGACTCGATGCGCTGGCTCGGCCTCGACTGGGACGAGGGCCCCGAGACCGGCGGCCCCCACGAGCCCTACCGCCAGTCGCAGCGGATGGACCTCTACAAGGACGTCGCCGAGAAGCTCCTGGCCGCCGGGTACGCGTACCCGTGCTACTGCACCACCGAGGAGCTCGACACCCGCCGCGACGCCGCCCGCGCCGCCGGCAGGCCCTCGGGCTACGACGGCCACTGCCGTGACCTGAGCGACGCGCAGAAGGCCGCGTACGAGGCCGAGGGCCGCACCTCGATCATCCGTTTCCGGATGCCCGACGAGGCGATCACCTTCACCGACCTGGTCCGCGGCGACATCACGGTCCAGCCGGAGAACGTCCCGGACTACGGCATCGTCCGTGCCAACGGTGCGCCCCTCTACACGCTCGTCAACCCGGTCGACGACGCGCTGATGGAGATCACCCACGTCCTGCGCGGCGAGGACCTGCTCTCCTCGACCCCGCGCCAGATCGCCCTGTACCGGGCGCTCATCGAACTGGGCATCGCCAAGTACACCCCTGCGTTCGGCCACCTGCCGTACGTCATGGGCGAGGGCAACAAGAAGCTCTCCAAGCGCGACCCGCAGGCCTCGCTCAACCTCTACCGCGAACGGGGTTTCCTGCCCGAGGGGCTGATCAACTACCTCTCGCTGCTCGGCTGGTCGATCGCGGAGGACCGCGACATCTTCGGCCGTGACGAACTGGTGGCGGCGTTCGACATCGCCGACGTCAACGCCAACCCGGCGCGCTTCGACCTGAAGAAGGCCGAGCACATCAACGCCGAGCACCTGCGGATGCTCGACGTGAAGACCTTCACCGAGGCGTGCGGCCCCTGGCTGAAGGCCCCCTTCGCGCCCTGGGCCCCCGAGGCCTTCGACGCGGAGCAGTTCGCCGAGATCGCCCCGCACGCGCAGACGCGCGTCACGGTCCTCTCGGACATCACGGCCAACGTGGACTTCCTCTTCCTGGACGAGCCCGTCCACGACGAGGCGTCCTGGGCGAAGGCCATGAAGGAGGGCTCCGACGCCCTGCTCGTCACGGCCCGGGCCGAGCTGGCCGCGGCGGAGTGGAACGCCGAGGCGCTCAAGACGGCCGTGCTCACCGCCGGCGAGAAGCACGGCCTGAAGCTCGGCAAGGCGCAGGCCCCGGTCCGTGTCGCCGTCACCGGCCGCACGGTCGGCCTGCCGCTCTTCGAGTCCCTGGAGATCCTGGGCCGCGAGAAGACGATCGCCCGGATCGACGCGGCACTGGCGAAGCTCGCGGCGTAG
- a CDS encoding fumarylacetoacetate hydrolase family protein yields the protein MRIARFSIDGNVAFGAVEGDSPDSLVLDIIKGIPYADFELSGTKVPLKKVRLLPPVLPNKVVAIGRNYAEHAAEMGNEVPDVPVAFFKPTTSVIGSGDAIEYPSFSDELHHEAELAVVIGRMCREVPRERVKDVIFGYTCANDVTARDVQRRESQWARAKGFDTACPLGPWVETDVDPGNLAIQATVNGEQRQLGRTSDMIRSVEDLVVHITEAMTLLPGDVILTGTPAGVGPLHVGDEVAVTIEGIGTLTNKVIKRG from the coding sequence GTGCGCATCGCCAGGTTCTCCATCGACGGCAATGTCGCCTTCGGCGCGGTCGAGGGCGACAGCCCCGACAGCCTCGTCCTCGACATCATCAAGGGCATCCCGTACGCCGACTTCGAACTCTCCGGGACCAAGGTCCCGCTGAAGAAGGTCCGGCTGCTCCCGCCCGTGCTTCCGAACAAGGTCGTGGCCATCGGCCGTAACTACGCGGAACACGCCGCCGAGATGGGCAACGAGGTCCCGGACGTCCCCGTGGCCTTCTTCAAGCCCACCACCTCGGTGATCGGCTCGGGCGACGCCATCGAGTACCCCTCGTTCTCCGACGAACTGCACCACGAGGCGGAGCTCGCCGTGGTGATCGGGCGCATGTGCCGCGAGGTCCCGCGCGAGCGGGTCAAAGACGTCATTTTCGGCTACACCTGCGCCAACGACGTCACCGCCCGCGACGTCCAGCGTCGCGAGAGCCAGTGGGCCCGCGCGAAGGGCTTCGACACCGCGTGCCCGCTCGGGCCCTGGGTGGAGACCGACGTCGACCCCGGCAACCTGGCCATCCAGGCCACGGTCAACGGCGAGCAGCGACAGCTCGGCCGGACCAGCGACATGATCCGCTCCGTGGAGGATCTGGTCGTCCACATCACGGAGGCCATGACACTGCTCCCGGGCGACGTGATCCTGACGGGGACCCCCGCGGGCGTCGGACCCCTGCACGTCGGCGACGAGGTCGCCGTCACCATCGAAGGCATCGGCACTCTCACCAACAAGGTGATCAAGCGTGGCTAA